The genomic segment ATTTTTTTTGAAGCTTCTTGGATTTTCATATCAATTTGATTTACTTGATCTTTGGCTAAAATTCGCAATTCTTCAGGTGTGCAATTTTTAATTTTCCCTTGAATTTCTCCAATATCTTTTAAATTCTGCAAATTTTTCTTTGGATTGATTGCCAATCTTTTATTATCCATTTTTATTCTCCTCTTAAATTTCTAAGTTGTTTAATGCAGTCAGATATTTCTTCTTGTCTTTCTTCTTCTGCTTGTTTTAATTTATTTTGAACTTGATTAGCTTTATCTTTGAGCATTATTAGATTTTGACTTCCTCTCTCCACCACTTGTCCAAATAATTCATACGCATCACCCAAAACAAACCAAGTTTGTGCAATTTTATAATGCATTACCACACCATTTTGTGCTACAAGCTGAACTTTAAGACTACCTATTTTAGAATCATTTCTCCATTTATCCATATAAAAAATCGCAATAGTGCTAAGTATCGCTCCACAAGCTGCACTAATACATAAAGAAAGTGCTTCTCCTATGGTTTGGCTCATAAATGGAATAGGTAAAATTAATAACGCGTTAAGACCTGGAATAGTCAAAAGGGAATTCTTAACGCTTTCGCTCCCAAGCATTGTTACGGCACTGATTAAACCTGTAACCATAATTTTTGAAGCTTCATAATAAATATCCTCTTTGGGCATATCTTTTGGGGGATTTGTTATTATTTTCACTGCTTGCCATAAAGATGTAAAACCCGCTCTAACAATTTGCACGATACTTTTTAGTGTAGTAGCAAAAATATTAATAATAAATACTACTAAATTTGAGAAAAATGTTTGTAAAGCCTCCTCAAAAGAACCTTTCAAAATATCTTTCCATTTAAGTTTCAATTCTTCCCAAACCTTACAAATTCTATCTTTGAAACGCACCAAAATTTCTTTTAAACTTTCATTGCCAAATTCTTTAAAAGTAACTTTAAGTTCAATGATAATAGCCTTAATAAAATCTTTCAAAACAACACCTAAAGCTGAATAAGCAGCTATTTTAGCAGCATCTTGGGTGCCTGTAATTAATGCCTCCTTATAGGGTTTAGAACTTGTATAATATGTTTTATCTACTTCTCTATCGATTTCTTTTTTGCTTTGTTTATATTGTTCTTTCAAGTTTTCATCTTGGATTTCTTTTTGTTTTAGTAATTTGTCTTTTTCTTTTTGCTGACTTGGCGTTAAAGCTCCATTCTTTTCTTTTTCTGCTAAAAATTTTAATCTTTTATCTCTATCTGCTAAAAATTTTTCAGCGCTTTTATCTTTTTTAGAACGATTTAATGAACTATCTGTCATTTTTAAATTGCTTTCTGTGTTGGCTAATTTTGCACCATCCATTTCAGCTAAAACTCTAGCAGGATCATCATGTATTGTTTTTGCAGCGACTACATGATCTAAATCGGTATCTGCATTTGCATTGATTTTTTTACCTGTCATATAATCTTCTAATTTTCCCTGCTTTTTCAACGCACTTTGTTCTTTGTTAATTCTTTTATAATTATCATCTTGATGATAATTATCTGAATTATACTCTCCGCGATTAGCATATCTTTGCCTCTCTTTTTCACTAACATAAACACCATTTCTAACATTATGAGTAGTATTAACATTGCCTCCATCTTTAGCATCTAAAATCACCGCAGCAAATCCAAAATGCCCCACAACCGCATCCAATGCATTGTTAGCACATTGATCAAAAAGCTTTTGTGTTTGTTCTTGTGGTATTTTGGCACTTATTTCTTCAAGATCTTTTAAAGCTTCATCTAATCCTTGATCTACTTCAATCCTTAGCTTATCTCTTTTAGATAACTCTTCCAATTCTTTTTCCAAAAGTTTATAATCCGAATTTATAAACTTTTCTAAAACTTCAACATTATTCTCCATCTTCTCCCCTTAAATTTCCTAAAAACATCATTATACTCTCCCCGCCAAAAAAATCAATAATTTTTAGAAATTAAAATTCTTATCATTTTTTATTTTTTATATTTTAACTCATTCATATCTTGTTTATTTCTTAATTTAACTGAAGCAAAGCATCGTTAAATTTCATATTCATAGAGCAGAATCTCCAGCTAATTTTTAATGCTGTTTCATCATTTTTGAGATATTTATCGCTATACTCCATAAAAGCCTCCATTGTAGTGCCTATTTGGATAAGCTTTTCCCTTTTTAGACTGCTAAATAAATGTTTTCTTATATTATTAATAGTGTCTGCATCGTATTTATAGTTTTTTCTAAATTCTAAAAATTTAGAATCATTAAAATAACTAGGATAAATTTGCACCATTTCCTCATACTCTTTGATAACTTTTCTAAGTGTGATGAGATCTTTAAAAATCAATTTATCCCAAGTATCTTTAATGCCTTGATAAATTTTATCACTACAAGCACCTAATGCAATTACACCTAAACCAAGAGTTAATTTTTTCATTTACTTTTCCTTAAAATTTTGATAATTAATAATAAATTAAGCACTATAAACAACACATAAAGTGCAACCAAACCATAACTACCGCTTATATTAGCTAGCATAAGCGCAAAAAGAACCAACCAAAATATAATCCACATAATGCCAGTAAATGCAAGACTTACAAGAAGAGATATTGTAGCTATGATTAATCCTAAAATGCCAATAATCGCCATTTACATCCTTTGTATTATTTAGCCTTATCTTCTGTCTTTTGAGTTTCACTACTTGTTTGGATATTGCTAGAATCGCAACAAGGCTTTTTTATGTCTTGAGATAAATTTTCATCTTTAGCTTTGTCATACCACTTTTTTAGCCCATAACCAACAGCTCCAAGTGCTACCCCACCTAGAATAAGGCTTAATTTTCCCATAAACAACTCCTTTGTTTTGATTTACAAAAGAAATTATAATTTGCGCTTATGACAGGTTGTGTCATTAAATTATCAATTTAAAAATTTTAATTAATAAGTAAAAAAGAGAGATTTATTTAAAAAATAAGTAGTCAATCCAAGCCCAAAGGCTAGGATTATTAAGAAGATTAATTAAGAGAATTGTTATTCGACTTCTGCATCAATCACATCATCATCTTTTTTATTTTGTTGTGTTGCGCCGCCTTGTGCATTTTGATCTTTTTGATACATTGCTTCAGCAAGTTTGTGGCTTACTCCTGTGAGTGCCTTAACTTTTTGCTCAATCTCTTCTTTAGAAGCATTTTCATTTTTCAAAGTTGTTTGCAAATCATTGATTGCATTTTGAATCTTTTCAGCCTCGCTTGAATCAATTTTTTCTTTCATTTCATCAAGGCTTTTTTGAGTTTGATAAACAAGGCTATCTGCTTGATTTCTTACTTCAATAGCTTCTTTTTTCTTTTTGTCTTCTTCTTTATTAAGTTCAGCATCTTTTACCATTTTTTCAATTTCAGAATCAGACAATCCACTAGAACCTGTGATTTTGATTTCTTGAGCTTTGCCTGTTGCTTTGTCTTTGGCGCTCACTGTTAAGATACCATTTGCATCAATATCAAAAGTAACTTCAATTTGAGGCACACCTCTTGGTGCTGCTGGGATACCGCTTAGCTCAAAATTTCCAAGCACTTTATTATCTCTTGCAAGTTCTCTCTCCCCTTGTAAAACTTGAATAGTTACAGCAGGTTGATTGTCTTCTGCCGTTGAGAAAACTTGATTTTTCTTAACAGGAATAGTCGTGCCTCGATCAATAATCTTCGTCATCACTCCACCTAATGTTTCAATTCCCAAGCTAAGAGGTGTAACATCAAGCAATAAAACATCTTTTACATCGCCTTTTAATACACCCCCTTGAATTGCCGCACCAATTGCCACAACTTCATCTGGATTCACTGATTTATTAAGCTCTTTACCGATAAACTCTTTCACTCTTTCTTGAACTTTTGGAATCCTTGTAGAACCACCCACCATAACAACTTCTGCAATATCCCCTTTGCTTAAATCTGCATCTTTGATAACATCGCCGATTTTATTAATAGTTTGGTTGATATAAGATTCAATAAGCGATTCAAACTTAGCACGACTAATCTTTTTAACCAAGTGTTTTGGACCGCTTGCATCCGCTGTAATAAAAGGCAAGTTAATTTCAGTTTCTTGCGCACTACTTAACTCTTTTTTAGCGTTTTCTGCTGCTTCTTTTAATCTTTGAAGTGCCATTACATCATTTTTGAGATTGATTCCATTTTCATCTTCAAATTCTTTTGCTGCCCAATCAATAATAGCGTTATCAAAGTCATCTCCACCTAAAAACGCATCACCACCTGTTGCCAAAACTTCTACAACATTATCGCCTGTTTCTAGCACGGTAACATCAAATGTCCCACCACCCAAATCATAAACTACGATTTTTTCTGCTTGTTTTTTATCCAAACCATAAGCAAGTGCTGCTGAAGTTGGCTCATTGATGATTCTAAGCACATTAAGCCCCGCAATTGTCCCTGCTTCTTTAGTTGCTTTTCTTTGTGCATCGTTAAAATAGGCTGGAACGGTGATAACTGCTTCTGTTACTTCCTCTCCCAAATAACTTTCTGCATCAGCTTTAAGCTTCATAAGAATCTTTGCAGAAATCTCTTGTGGCGTATAAACTTTTCCTGCAATTTCAATCGCACAAGCACCATTTCTATCAACTACTTTATAAGGAAGTCTTTTTTTAGCTTCTTGAGCTTTATCTTCATTAAACATTAATCCCATAATTCTTTTAATAGAATAAATAGTTTTTTCTGGATTAGTGATAGCTTGTCTTTTTGCAGGATCTCCTACCAAAATCTCACCTTTATCAGTAAAAGCCACAACCGATGGAGTTGTATTTTTCCCTTCTTTATTTGCAATGATTTTTGATTCATTTCCTTCAAAAACCGCCATTGCTGAATTTGTTGTTCCTAAGTCAATTCCTAATACTTTTCCCATAATTTATCCTTATTAATTAATTTATTTTGCAATGCTAACCATTGATGGTCTTAGCACTCTTTCTTTATATTTATAACCCTTTTGCATCTCTGCGACAATCTCTCCTACATTGTGAGAATCGCTTTGAACTTGCATAATAGCATCGTGGAAATTAGGGTCAAACTCTCCGCTTGCATCAATGGGTTCAATCCCATGTTTTGCAAGTGTTTTTAAAAGATTATCCAATGTTAGTGCAATTCCCTCCTCTATTTTTCCTAAAATTTCAGCTTGATCACTATTTTCTTTTGAATCTTTAATCGTTTTTAAAGCAATCTCTAAAGTATCAATGCTCGGCAATAAATCTTTTGCTATTTTTTCATAAGCATATT from the Helicobacter colisuis genome contains:
- the dnaK gene encoding molecular chaperone DnaK; the protein is MGKVLGIDLGTTNSAMAVFEGNESKIIANKEGKNTTPSVVAFTDKGEILVGDPAKRQAITNPEKTIYSIKRIMGLMFNEDKAQEAKKRLPYKVVDRNGACAIEIAGKVYTPQEISAKILMKLKADAESYLGEEVTEAVITVPAYFNDAQRKATKEAGTIAGLNVLRIINEPTSAALAYGLDKKQAEKIVVYDLGGGTFDVTVLETGDNVVEVLATGGDAFLGGDDFDNAIIDWAAKEFEDENGINLKNDVMALQRLKEAAENAKKELSSAQETEINLPFITADASGPKHLVKKISRAKFESLIESYINQTINKIGDVIKDADLSKGDIAEVVMVGGSTRIPKVQERVKEFIGKELNKSVNPDEVVAIGAAIQGGVLKGDVKDVLLLDVTPLSLGIETLGGVMTKIIDRGTTIPVKKNQVFSTAEDNQPAVTIQVLQGERELARDNKVLGNFELSGIPAAPRGVPQIEVTFDIDANGILTVSAKDKATGKAQEIKITGSSGLSDSEIEKMVKDAELNKEEDKKKKEAIEVRNQADSLVYQTQKSLDEMKEKIDSSEAEKIQNAINDLQTTLKNENASKEEIEQKVKALTGVSHKLAEAMYQKDQNAQGGATQQNKKDDDVIDAEVE
- the grpE gene encoding nucleotide exchange factor GrpE, with product MQDENEKIDSSKNENQKQESQENAEQDSKESLESLQNKIKELEDQYLRTYADFENTKKRLVREKDQALEYAYEKIAKDLLPSIDTLEIALKTIKDSKENSDQAEILGKIEEGIALTLDNLLKTLAKHGIEPIDASGEFDPNFHDAIMQVQSDSHNVGEIVAEMQKGYKYKERVLRPSMVSIAK